The stretch of DNA GGTACTTCCGCGTCCGGCGCTGCGTGCGGTTGCCGTGATCGTCTACACCCTCGCCGTCGTGCTCGGAATCGGGCTTGCCGGTGGAATTCCCGCTCCCGCGCTGGTGTTCATCGTGATCGCGCTGACCGCGGTGGTCGTGACCGGGGTCCGGCACGTCGCGTGGACGCCGCTCGGGCGGGGAATCTCGCTGATCGTCGTCGGATCTGCGACGGTGCTGACGGCAGCCGTCGTGGGACTGGTGCGTGAGCTGTCGGGGCAGACGTGGGTCGTCGGCTCGTCGCCGGCGTACACCGTCGCTGCCGTGATCGTGTCGGTCGGCACCGTGTGGGTGCTCGTCGAAACCTGGCTGCGCGCACGGCAGGACCTGCGCCGCATGGACACTCTGCATTCGGTGCTCGTCACCCGGTTCCCCGAAGTGGTCGAGGGCGACGGCAAGGGCAGCACCACCGTTCTCCGCGCGTCCGACGCCGTCGCCGATGTCATGGACGCGCTGTACCTGCAGGCCGGTGCAGGCATGCTCGACACGGACGAACAGGAACTTCCGGAATCGACGGCCGAGCGCGCCCGGATTCTCGCGCGCTGGATCGACGACCCGATCGCCTCGGACGTCCTCGACACCGAATGGATCGCGCCGCCCCCGGGCATGTCGCCGCGCCGATGGGTGCTCGAACTCGCGGGCGCGTACGCCGAGTTCGGCACGTCGGCCCCGGCTCCGGCGACGGCGGAGACCGCCGACTCGGCTGCAGACTAGCCGGAGCGGCCCCCGAAGCCGGTCAGTCCGGCGATCCGGTGACGAGCCAACCGCAGGGCGCGGCGAGGTCCTCGGCCTCGGGCGGCCCCATGGATCCGGCGGGGTACGGTTTGGCCGGGGGAGGGTCCCGCAGGAGCGCGTCGGCGACGGTCCAGACGTGGGCCAGGCCGTCGGGGCGCGTGAACAGCGACCGGTCGCCGTGCAGTACGTCGAGGATGAGCCGCGAATAGGGTGCAAGTGCGTGGCCGAGTGGCACCGTGTCGAGGGGCAGCCCCAGGTGGCCCACCGACAGGCTGTCGTCGGGTCCGGGTTCCTTGACCACCATCGAGATGTCGATCTCGCCGTCTCCGGACAGGTCGAAGGTCAGAACTGCGCCGTCCGGCGGAATGTCCGTGAGCGGGCCCCGGGGACCGCGGAAGACCAGGCTCACCCGTTGCTTGCTGACGCCCAGCATCTTTCCGGTGCGCAGGAGGAACGGCACGCCGTGCCAGCGGGCCGTGTCGACCCACAGCCGGGCGGCGACGAACGTCTCGGTCGTCGAATCGTCCGCGACACCGTCGACGTCGCGGTACCCCTCGTACTGGCCGAGCACCACGTCTGCCGTATCGAGGGGCCGGAACGCCCCGATGACGGATTCCCGTGCGGACTGGAGATCGTCGGGGCCCAATGTCTCCGGCGGTTCCATCGCGATCTCGGCGGCGACCTGGAACAGGTGCGTCACCAGCATGTCCAGGACGGCGCCGGTGGCGTCGTAGAACCGGGCGCGGTCGTCGATGTCGAGGATCTCGGGCACGTCGATCTGTATCTGCTCGACGTGTTCGCGGTTCCAGACGCCCTCGATCATCCCGTTGGCGAAGCGCAGGATGTGCAGATTCTGGGTGCTCTCCTTGCCGAGGAAGTGGTCGATCCGATAGATCTGCTTCTCGTCGAGGACCTGGTGCACGGCCTCGTCGAGTTCGACGAACGCCTCCTGGGACGTCCCGAACGGCTTCTCGTACACGACCCGTGCGCCCCGGGCCAGATCGTGAACGCCGAGCGCACGGGTGGTGTCGGCGAACGTACTCGGTGGCAGCGCCAGGTAGTGGACCAACTGCGCATCTGCCGCGCCGAGGTCCTGCCGTGCCTGCTGCACGGCCGCGGGGAGCGTTCCCGGGTCGTCCGGGGTGAATCCGCCGCCGGCGAATCTCAGCCGCCGGGCGAAGGTATCCCAGTCGGCGTCGTCGTGCGGCACTCCGAACTGGTTCACGACGTCGCGCACGTGGTCGCGGAACTGATCGTCGGAGACGTTTCCCCGCCCGGTGCCGATCAGCATCCACTCGGAGTTCAGGAGCCCCGAGAGGGCGAGTTGGAAGAACGAGGGGAGGACCATGCGTTTGGACAGGTCTCCGGTGGCACCGAAGAGGACGAAGATCGTGGGACCGAGCTGCGGTCTGTCAACCATTGCTCCATCATGCGCCACGGAGGCACGCCGGGCAGGGCAATCCGGCGGTGTCGTCGGGTACGGCGTCTCGGGCCCGGGCGGACACCGGGTGTCACTCCTGGCGAACGCGTTGCCGCCCAACGGTTCTCGCGATCAGCGGGACGCGTCCGGCGGAACCTCCGGCAACCCCTCGCTGGCGCGGAGTTTCTCGGCCATCGTGGTGAGCAGATTCTGTGACTCTTCGGAGAGGTCGAACGCGCGGCTGGAGAGCTTGCGGAGTCCGTATCCCTGGAGTTGCGAGAGAAGCTCGAGATCGTGGTCGATCTTCGCGGCGTAGATGTCGTTGAAGAAGTAGTCGGGCTTCACCTTGAAGAAGCGGGCGAATGCCGCGACCGTCTCGTCGGAGGGGTTGGTGCGCTGTCCCGATCGGAGCTGGGAGATGTAGGGCTTCGAGATCTGATGTCCGTCTGCGATCAGCGCCGCAGCGACCTCAGCGTTGGTATGCGGTTTACGTCCCGGAGGGTGGACCGTGTCGAAAAGCTTGTTCAACCGCGCAGCAAAATCTGCCATTGTGAGCCGCCGGGTCCTCTCTCGTGCGCGCGTCAGTCGTGTGAACGACACCGTACCATGATGATAACCGATTGATAACTCACGAACATAGGGCCAAAACGCCGTTCGATCGAGCGTGGCTTATCTCATATATGTTTCAATCACCGCGCGTCGCCCAGTCGAGGATCGTCGGCTTTTTGAGCGCTTTCTGCGCTCGTCACACGCGGTCTACCGTTGAAAGTTCAAGGGGGGCGCCGATGTGGGCGAAGCTGAACCCGCGTCGGCGCGCGCGTTCGGGGCCGCGACTGCATGGTTGCCATTTCAATCACTGAGAGTTTGCTGGCAATGTTGCAGGGGTGTGCTTCGTGGGGTCGACGTGCCTATCGTCCCTGTTCAGGGCTGATGTGTTGCGTTGCGCATCGCAACGTCCGGAGGTCGCTCGCGGCCCGCGGGGCTTGGTGAACACTACTGTGAAGTAGAGGCTTCTGCACGGGCGGCGGGCCGCGCGCCGCCATCCCGCCCCTCGGCCGCTGCGTGTCGAATGTGGACGCGCCTCGGCGAGCTGGACGATTGTCCAGCTCAGGTGGGGTTCGGTAGCGGTGGCGGACCTCCGAGTCTGGTCAAAATCGAAGCCGTCGGGGATGATTGTGATATGGAACACAGAATGAGTGACGCCGAGCTTCGGAAGGCGATTCGAGTTCTGCGCGAGCGCGCCGACGACGCCCGGCACCGAGGAAACGACGACGACGCCAACGGGATCGAGAGGACGATTCGTACCTATCAGGAAGAAATGACTCAGCGGTTGTGAACCGTCACGAACCGGCCCGCCGAGGGCCGGTTCGCGTCTCTCCCGGGCAAATGCGCCCCGCAGTTGCGTGCGCGCAATCAGATTGCGTGCGTAGACTTCCAGCCGACACGGATCGGTGACGACGGGGGCGCACACGGCTATGGCGATCAAAACGCTGGACGGCAAGAAGTGCCTGATCACGGGTGCAGGTAGCGGAATCGGGCAGGCAACCGCCCTCGCGGCCGCGGCCGAGGGCGCCGAACTGTTCCTCACCGACATCAACGAAGTCGGCCTGGCTCAGACAGTCGAGCAAGTCGGCAGCGGTGGGGGCACCGTCAGTTTCTCGCGTGCGCTCGACGTGTCCGATTACGACGCGGTTGCCGCGTTCGCCGCCGATGTCCACGAGCAGTTCGGCAGCCTCGATGTCGTGATGAACGTCGCCGGCATCTCCGCGTGGGGGACGGTCGAGAATCTCGAACACCGGCACTGGAAGTCCATGGTGGACGTCAATCTGATGGGTCCGATTCACATCATCGAGAGTTTCGTCCCCCCGATGGTGCGGGCGGGCCGCGGCGGCCACCTGGTCAACGTCTCGTCCGCCGCCGGACTCCTGGCGCTTCCGTGGCATGCGGCATACAGTGCAAGCAAATTCGGGCTTCGCGGAGCCTCCGAGGTGCTGCGGTTCGACCTCAAACGGCACGGCATCGGCGTGAGCCTCGTGGTGCCCGGCGCGGTCAAGACGCCGCTGGTGGGCACCGTCGAGATCGCAGGCGTCGACCGCGAGGATCCGCGTATTCAGAAGGCGATCCACCGCTTCGAGAAGCGCGCTGTGACGCCCGAAAAGGTGGCATCCTGTATCCTCGCCGGCATCAAGAAGGACCGGTACCTGGTGTACACGTCGCCGGACATCCGATTCGGCTACTGGTGGGCCCGCAAGTTCTCGCCGCCGTACGACTTCGTGATGCAGCGGGCGAACGACCAGTTCAGCAAGTTCCTGTAGCGGCTATGCCTCGCCGGCGCGGAGCACGGTGCCGTCGGTGAATCGGACGCCGTCGGTGCACCGGCACTCGACCTGCCCGGCGCCGAACTGTTCGGCGTGAAGACGCGCGTACAACCCGTGTCGCGCAAGGAGTTCGGTGTGCGTGCCGCGTTCGATCAGCGTTCCCTCGTCGATCACGAAGATCACGTCGGCGTGCTGAATCGTGGACAGTCGGTGCGCGATCGCGAGGGTGGTGCGTCCGCGCATCACCTCGCCGAGGGCACGCTGGACGAGTCGTTCGGAGACCGTGTCGAGCGCGGACGTCGCCTCGTCGAGGATCAGAACCCGAGGATTCTTCAGCAGCACCCGGGCGATGGCCAGGCGCTGCTTCTCGCCGCCGGACAGGCGGAATCCTCTTTCCCCGACCAGGGTGTCGTAGCCGTCGTCGAACCCGAGGATGCGGTCGTGAATGTTGGCGGCCGCGGCGGCGGCGTGCAATTCGGTATCCGTCGCGTCCGGCTTGGCGTACCGAAGGTTGTCCGCGATGGACGCGTGGAACAGATACGGGTCCTGGGTCACCATTCCGACCGCCTCGGCGAGCGAACTCATGGTCAGATCGCGCACGTCGTGGCCGTCGACCCGGACGGCGCCACTGTCCACCTCGTACAGGCGTGGCACGAGGTAGCAGAGCGTGGTCTTGCCTGCGCCGGATGGTCCGACGAACGCGGCGAGCTGACCGGGTTCGATGTCCAGCGACGTGCCCGCGACCGCCCAGCGCCGGCTGCGACGTTCCGCCGGTGCGGTTTCGGGCGCCGCCACGGCCGGGAGCCGAGATGCGACGGTCGCGACGCCGCGCATGCCGCCGCCCCCGCCTCGGCCCAGGCTGCGCAGCGCCACCGGGTCGGGATCCGCGGTGGCCAGCCGGACGGGCGCGGGATACGCGAAGTACACGTCGTCCAATTCCACTCGCCCGGGTGAGTCCGCGGGCAACTCGACGGCGCCCGGCCGGTCGACGATCGCGGGTTGCAAATCGAGGTATTCGAAGATGCGGCGGAACAACGCCATCGACGTCTGGACGTCGAGAGTGACCCGCATCAGCGAGACCAGCGGTTGCAGCAATCTGGCCTGCAGGGTCGAAAACGCGACGAGTGTGCCCGCCGAGAGGGCCGCGGAACCGCCGCTGACGAGGTACCCGGCCAGCAGGTAGACGAGAGCGGGGGTGATCGCCATGAACGAGCTCACGACGGCGAAGAAGCCCTGGCCCGTCATGGCCTGGCGCACCTGAAGTTCCGTCTGCCGGGCGTTCTCGGTCCGATACCGGTCGAGTTCGGTGTCGGCCTGGTTGAACACCTTCGTCAGCAGCACACCGGACACGCTCAGTGCTTCCTCGGTGATCGCGGTCATGTCCGACAACGACTCCTGCGTCTTGCGCGCGAGAACCCGCCGCCGGGCGCCGACCCGCCGCTGCAGATAGACGAAACCGGGCAGCAATGCGACCGCGAGCAGCGTCAGCTGCCACGACAGCAGCAGCATCGCGATGAGAGAAGCCGCGACCGTGACGACGTTGGACAGGATGCTCGACGCCGTGGACGTGAGGACGGAGCGCACCCCACCGACGTCGTTGGCCAGACGCGATTGGATGGACCCGGTCTTGGTGGAGGTGAAGAAGGCCAGTTCCATCTTTTCGAGATGGGCGAACAGCCGCTCCCGCAGATCCGCCATCGACAGGTTGCCGACCCTGGTGGTGAGGTAACTCTGGCCGACGCCGATCACCGAACCCGCCAGCGTCACCACGATCATGGCCACCACCAGCCATAGCAGCAGCGTCAGATGCACACCGCTGTCGTCGGTAGGGAACAGAGCACGGTCGAACACCGCCTTCGTGAGGAAAGGATTCACGATGCCGAGCAGTGCGGACACGACGATCGCGGCCGCGACGAGCACCAGCCACCCGCGGTAGGGGCGGAGGAGCGCCCAGATGCGGGGGAGCAGCGAAGGCTCGGGCGCCCGCTGCATGGATATGGGACCGGTCGCGGACATCTCCCCATCGTGCCCACCGAGCAGAGTCCTGGCGAGCCGATTAAGTCCGGTTACGGCCGGTCACCGTGCTCGGGGATGCCGAGTTCGCCTCGCACTGCGGTGAGGAAGTCTTCCTGCGCGCTGATCCCGGCCTGGAAATGGTCGACGAAGTCCTGCTGGCGGGTGGACAGCGCGTCCGCGGTCACGATGTCGTCTTCTGCGAGGTCGAGGGTCAGCCAGCCGGCAGCCTCGGTTGCGGCCGAATACTCCACCATCATCCGTCGCGCGGGTTCCACCGCCGGTGCGGATCCGATCAACTCCACCGCCGCGAATTTCGAGGTGAACACGACCTGCTGGTCGTGCAGCGGTGTGATGACGGCCTGCACGGTGGCCAGCAGGATCGGCCCGTCGAAGCGGTCGAACGCCATCGAGACGGAACCCGAGGTGTTGCGCACCTCGTTGGCGGCGGTCAGGAGTTCCGAATAGATCTTCTGCCGCTGCGTCCGCAGGAACTCGTTCTCGGATTGGCTCATCGTCGCCTTTACTTGGTTCGACGTGTTCAGCAGAGTGAACGCCCCGCCGGACACGGAACCGATCAGAGTGCCGACGACGGCCATCGAGGCCATGAGCATGCTGAGCCGAAAATCTCGGCCCCGCACAGTTTTGCGTTCGAGAGATTCGGTGTTCTCGGTCTCGCTCATCGTCCCGCTCCAATCGACCCTCCACGGCGTACGCTCACTCTCCCGTGCGGCCGGCGAACCGTCGCGCGTAGTCGACTACGCGGGTTGTGAAACTTCTCGAGGGGGTCGGTGCGATATGCGTAATAGGTCGGGGATCCTCGGGAAATCGAAGGTGAGCACAATGACCAAGATCGCACTCCGCGCGGCAATTGCTTCGGCCGTCATCGCTCCGGTGATGCTCGTCGGCGCGGGAGGGGGCACAGCGACGGCGGCACCCGTCCTCAGCGCAGGCGGCACAGGCGCGATCAGCGTCACGGTGCCGCGGGGAGAAAGCTGGAACTGCTTCGCGCTGGATTCGAATTTCGGTCTCCGGGCAGGCGTCGGAAGGCTGGATGGATTCGCGGCAGGATCGAACGTGACCGTGTTCTGCTTCGGCACCACGGCACCGTTCTTCTTCACCGGCAGTGTGAAGGCCGGAACATAGAGTTTCTTCGAAGGATTCTCAGCGATGCCCGGCGTGCAGGCAGTCCTCGAACAGCGTGCGCACCTCGTCGACGTGCCGGTCGAGATCCGCGAGGTCCCAGTCGTCGGTCGGTACGGGCTCGAGGACGTCGACGTCGACGGTGCCCGGGTGCGCGACGAGCGAGTTCCGCCACATCCGTTCGCCGGCGTTGTGGATGACGATCGGCACGATCGGCACTCCCGCCTGCATCGCCAGGTGGAATCCGCCCTTCTTGAACCTGCCGAGGCGCGGGGTGGGTGAACGGGTGCCCTCGGGGGCGATCGCAATGGAGATGCCGGACTGCAGTTTGTCCACGGCCGGGAGGAGGGCCGCCCGCGCCTTCGTGCTGTCGGCCCGGTCGATGTAGGCGACGTCGAGGAGGGCGCCCACGGGAATGAACCGGGGGTCGCGCGCGGCCTCCTTCTTCGCGACGCCGGTGACGTCGCGCCGGATGACGCTGCCGATCACCAGCAGGTCGAGCGAACTCTGGTGATTGAACATGAAGACCGCGGGCCTGGCCGACCACGCGTTCTCCTTGCCTTTGATGCGCACGTTGATTCCGCAGATCGCGAGCGCGAGGTCCGGTCCGAAGCTACCGACGAGGTTGGCGCCGGTCTGCCGGTTCTGGGTGAGCAGGCCCGCGGAGACGCCGAACGCCGCGGCACCCATCAGGACGCCGATCGCGGTGGTGGTGCGGGCGATCGACATCGGGTCGGCGCCGCTCTCGGGGGGTCGTAGATTCACCGACGGCCACCCGTTCTGCCGTGCGGTGGCCGCAAGCTTGCGGTCGGGGTTCAGCGCCACGGGATGTCCGACCGACTTCAGCATCGGAACATCCTCGGCGCCGTTGGAGTACGCGAAGCTGTCGCCCAGATCGGCGCCGTGCTTGTCGGCGTACTCGCGCAGTGCGTCGGCCTTGGCCTGTCCCCACAGGGGCGGCGATTCGAGCTTGCCGGTGAGCATCCCGTCCAGGATCGCGGGCCGCGTGCACAGCACGTCCTCGGCGTCGATGTCGAGGTCCGCGGCCACCGACAACGCCTGATACGGGGTGGCGGACGTGGCCATCACCACGCGGTGACCGGCGTGCCGGTGTGCGGCGAGCAGGCCACGGACCTCCGAGAAGATCATCCTCGCGATCTCCTGGCGAAACAGGCGCTGCCCCCACTCCTGCATCTCGTCCTCCATGCGCCCGGCCAGGCTCTCCACGCCGATGCGCATCAGGTTGCCGACGTCGGCGCCCCGGAAGCGAGTCTCCACCGCCGCGTTCGTGGTGCGGAGAAGCTCGGCCACGCTGATGTCGAAGCGCCGCAAACGATCCCGGTAGACGACACTCGCGGAGTACCCGCTGATCAAGGTGCCGTCCAGGTCGAACGCCGCGAGGGTGGCCGGACCCGGAACGGCAGCCGCGATGTCGTCGTGGAGACTGCGGAGATCGCTCATCGACTCACCTACCACCCATCTGGTCGAGATTCTCGTGCGCGATGGCCCGGATGCGGAGCACCTGGTCGATCAAGGTCTGGAGTTCGGCCTCGAACTCGACCCGCCGGGCCGCCATGTTCTCGGCGTTCGGTTCGACCAGTCCCCGGTTACGTGCCAGCTTGAGCGCGGTCGTGAACAGTTCGGCCGAGATCGACTCGCTGCTCCCGATCTGCTGCCGGAGCCTTCGCTGCTCGGCGAGCGCGAGGCATGCCGTCATAAATGCCTTCTCGTCGAACTTCCGGTCCACGGGAGTGCGAAGCAGCTGTGCCGCGACCACCGCGTACGCCTCCAGGAACGGCTGCAGGACCCGGTGGGCCAGGTGAATGCGCATCCCGGACAACAGGTTCGCCGCATGCTGGGGGTCACCCAGATTCGACTGCCACGCCGGGTCGATCAGGTCGAGTTCGGCCCGCAGTTCCTTCCGGAAGCTGTCCTTCTCGCTGAAGAAGAATTCGAACTTGAGGAGGTCGCGGATGCGGAGTGCCGCATTCCATCCGTCCTCGAGAGGGTCGGTGAACTGCTGATCGACGGCGGCGCGCAGCACCATCTCCGCGATCGCCCGCATCACCAGGAAGTGAATGGTGTTGTTGCGGTAGAACGCTGCCACGAGATGCTGATCGCGTCCGAGGTAGAACACCCGCTCGCTGCCCTGGTCGAAGCTTTTCAGGACCCCGGAGTCGAGGTGGGTGCGCACCGCCTTGCGGATCACCTGCGGGTCCGTCAGATCCACGTCGCCCGCGGTCGGCAGCGAGCGCGCCGTGATGTAGTCGACGAGCGGCCCGAGGATGGCGCCGACCTCGGCGACGGTGAGCGCGCGGTCCTCGATGCCGAGAAACGCGAGCATGACCAATGACGACGCCGTGACGGGGGTGACCTCGTTGATGCGGTGGCACACCTCGAACGCCGTCTTCTGCACCGCCAGTCGCAGGTCGTCCTCCTGACCGAGGTAGTCCGCCAGAGACATCGGCCTGCCGACATTGACGTGCGCGACACCGTGCCGTTGACCTTGCGCCCGAACGTATCCGAAGAGCCAGCGCAGACTCTCCTTGCTCTTCGCCTGGCCGTGCGCCTCCGCCGCCATCGCCCCGACCTCGTACAGCTGGTCGTAGGTCAGCGACACCGGGACGAGGTAGACGTCGGACATCCCGCTGTCCTGGAACGCTTTCGCGAGATAGTTGAGCAGGCCGAACCGCGGCGGCCGCAGTTTGCCGGTGCGGCTGCGCCCGCCCTCGATGTACCACTCGAGGTTGAACCGCTTCGTGAGCAGGTAGCGCATGTACTCGCGGAGCGTCCACTTGTAGATCTCGTCGCCCTCGATCTTGCGGCGGATGAACACGGTGCCGCTGCGCTTGCCGATCGGTCCGATCGGCCAGAAATTGATGTTCAGCCCGCCCATCACGTGGTTGAGCGGAAGGTCGTTCGCGAGCAGCGCGGGCCGCAGCACCAGGGGGTCGAGGTACGAGCGGTGGCTGGGCAGGAACACCAGGGAATGTTCCTTGTTCAGCTCCCGCAGTTGGTCGAGCCGGGTGGTGTCGACGTCGAGGCGGTACGCGCGGGAGAAGTAGCGGCCCAACTGGTCCCACAGTGCGATGGCCCGCCGGCTCTGGGCGGCCACCATCTCGTCCAGTGCGCCGCGGGCGCGGCGATCCACCTCGGCGACGGGAAGATTCAACTGGGCCGACAGGTCGTGGGTGCCGTCGTGGTACCGGCTGGCGTCGGTGATCTCGTCGACGACGAACCTCGACACCTTGTACTGCGTGCCCAGCACCGTGCGCTCGGCCCGCTCGAGGGTCAGCGCTGCCTGGCGGCGGATGAAATCCGGAAGGGACCCACCGCCGTTCTCGGCGAGCCGGCGTTCGAGGTCGCTGAGCGGGGCCGGGTCGCCCTCCAGAACCTGGCACCGGGCGGGGTCGTCGCGCATCACCCGCCGTTGCATGTTCTGGCCGGGATGCAGCGGATCGCGCAGCGAGAGCGTCTCCCGCAACCGCTGTGCGCCGTCCGGGTGGGTCTCCTTCGGTAGCCACACCACCCGGAGCGGGGTGAGCAGCGGATCGTCCTTCCGCCGAGCGAGATCGGCGAGTGCCTGGTCGGTGACGCGGACGGTCGGCGGTGGCTGACCCGAGTCGTTCGCCTGCCGCTCCAGCCACGTGCGGAGAACGTCGTCCTCCATCTCGCTCATCGTCTCGATGAGATAGACCCGTGGCCGTGCCGTCTGCTCGTCCATCGCGCCAGCCTTTCCCTTCACCCGCGGCCGAGTTCGACGATCTCGTCGAGACTCTCCTGCAGGCACGACATGAACCGCGCCGGTTCGGTCACGGCGGCGGTGTCGAGATTGACACCGATGCAACACGTGCCGACGTGGGAGACGAGGGTGGCCATGACCGCGCAGCCGGGAGCCGGGCCGAACGGGAACATCCGCTCGATCCGGGCACCCGCCAGATACACGGGCACGGGCACGCCCGCGACGTTGCTGGCCTGCAGATCGAGGCCCGTCGACTGCGAGAGGTACCAGTTGGCCAGCACCACCGTCGGGATCCGGACCAGGATGGGGGCGGCGGAATCGAGCAGCCCGAGCGCCGGTTCCTGGCGCAGGCCGAGAATGATCGCGCGGACCTTCCGAATCCGTTCGATCGGGTCGCGTTCACCGACCGGACCGGCGAACCGGGCGGCGGCGAACCGGTTGCCCCCGGTCGGATCCGACGCCGAACGCATACTCACCGGCATCCCCACCGGAATCGTCGCGAGGTCGTAGCCGAACGACTCGTGATAGCGGCGGAATCCGCCCAGCAGCGCCGCCACGTACGCGTCGTTCAACGATCCGCCGGCGACGTGAGCAGCGGAACGCAGTTCGTCGACGCTCACCTCCAGAACCCCGAACCAGCGCCCGAGCCCGCGGTCGCGCAGCAGGTCCGAGCCCGTCGACGGGGGAGGCGTCACCACCCTGCGGATCGAGTTCGCGTAACCGGCGACCTCGGTGACACTGCCCACGGGGTCGCCGACGACCGTCATCGCCGTCCGCACCGCGCCACGGATCAGGCCGCCGAGGCGGCCCGGGGCGCTGCGCACGTTGTCGAGCGCCTGTTCGAGCAGAGCGCCGCCGCCCGACATCTGCTCCGGCAACGGTGCCGGCCGATCCGGTTTGTCCGGCGACGGTTCGGGACGCCTGCTGTGCAGCAGCGTCATCAACTGGATTCCGCCGAGCCCGTCCGTGATGCTGTGGTGCGTCTTCACCACGTAGACGGCGCGGCCGTCGTCGAGTCCCTCGATGAGCATGGCACTCCACGGCGGCCGGGCGCGGTCGAACGGTTCGGTCGCCAGGTGCCTGCACATCCGCAGCGCATGGTCGAACGTCGCCGGCTCCGGCAGCCGCACCCGCGACAGGTGGTAGTCGAGGTCGAATTCGGGGTCGACCGACCACATCGGATTGCCCAGCC from Rhodococcus opacus B4 encodes:
- a CDS encoding glucose-6-phosphate dehydrogenase — encoded protein: MVDRPQLGPTIFVLFGATGDLSKRMVLPSFFQLALSGLLNSEWMLIGTGRGNVSDDQFRDHVRDVVNQFGVPHDDADWDTFARRLRFAGGGFTPDDPGTLPAAVQQARQDLGAADAQLVHYLALPPSTFADTTRALGVHDLARGARVVYEKPFGTSQEAFVELDEAVHQVLDEKQIYRIDHFLGKESTQNLHILRFANGMIEGVWNREHVEQIQIDVPEILDIDDRARFYDATGAVLDMLVTHLFQVAAEIAMEPPETLGPDDLQSARESVIGAFRPLDTADVVLGQYEGYRDVDGVADDSTTETFVAARLWVDTARWHGVPFLLRTGKMLGVSKQRVSLVFRGPRGPLTDIPPDGAVLTFDLSGDGEIDISMVVKEPGPDDSLSVGHLGLPLDTVPLGHALAPYSRLILDVLHGDRSLFTRPDGLAHVWTVADALLRDPPPAKPYPAGSMGPPEAEDLAAPCGWLVTGSPD
- a CDS encoding HAD-IB family hydrolase; translation: MSDLRSLHDDIAAAVPGPATLAAFDLDGTLISGYSASVVYRDRLRRFDISVAELLRTTNAAVETRFRGADVGNLMRIGVESLAGRMEDEMQEWGQRLFRQEIARMIFSEVRGLLAAHRHAGHRVVMATSATPYQALSVAADLDIDAEDVLCTRPAILDGMLTGKLESPPLWGQAKADALREYADKHGADLGDSFAYSNGAEDVPMLKSVGHPVALNPDRKLAATARQNGWPSVNLRPPESGADPMSIARTTTAIGVLMGAAAFGVSAGLLTQNRQTGANLVGSFGPDLALAICGINVRIKGKENAWSARPAVFMFNHQSSLDLLVIGSVIRRDVTGVAKKEAARDPRFIPVGALLDVAYIDRADSTKARAALLPAVDKLQSGISIAIAPEGTRSPTPRLGRFKKGGFHLAMQAGVPIVPIVIHNAGERMWRNSLVAHPGTVDVDVLEPVPTDDWDLADLDRHVDEVRTLFEDCLHAGHR
- a CDS encoding ABC transporter ATP-binding protein, with the protein product MSATGPISMQRAPEPSLLPRIWALLRPYRGWLVLVAAAIVVSALLGIVNPFLTKAVFDRALFPTDDSGVHLTLLLWLVVAMIVVTLAGSVIGVGQSYLTTRVGNLSMADLRERLFAHLEKMELAFFTSTKTGSIQSRLANDVGGVRSVLTSTASSILSNVVTVAASLIAMLLLSWQLTLLAVALLPGFVYLQRRVGARRRVLARKTQESLSDMTAITEEALSVSGVLLTKVFNQADTELDRYRTENARQTELQVRQAMTGQGFFAVVSSFMAITPALVYLLAGYLVSGGSAALSAGTLVAFSTLQARLLQPLVSLMRVTLDVQTSMALFRRIFEYLDLQPAIVDRPGAVELPADSPGRVELDDVYFAYPAPVRLATADPDPVALRSLGRGGGGGMRGVATVASRLPAVAAPETAPAERRSRRWAVAGTSLDIEPGQLAAFVGPSGAGKTTLCYLVPRLYEVDSGAVRVDGHDVRDLTMSSLAEAVGMVTQDPYLFHASIADNLRYAKPDATDTELHAAAAAANIHDRILGFDDGYDTLVGERGFRLSGGEKQRLAIARVLLKNPRVLILDEATSALDTVSERLVQRALGEVMRGRTTLAIAHRLSTIQHADVIFVIDEGTLIERGTHTELLARHGLYARLHAEQFGAGQVECRCTDGVRFTDGTVLRAGEA
- a CDS encoding SDR family oxidoreductase, which translates into the protein MAIKTLDGKKCLITGAGSGIGQATALAAAAEGAELFLTDINEVGLAQTVEQVGSGGGTVSFSRALDVSDYDAVAAFAADVHEQFGSLDVVMNVAGISAWGTVENLEHRHWKSMVDVNLMGPIHIIESFVPPMVRAGRGGHLVNVSSAAGLLALPWHAAYSASKFGLRGASEVLRFDLKRHGIGVSLVVPGAVKTPLVGTVEIAGVDREDPRIQKAIHRFEKRAVTPEKVASCILAGIKKDRYLVYTSPDIRFGYWWARKFSPPYDFVMQRANDQFSKFL
- a CDS encoding glycerol-3-phosphate 1-O-acyltransferase, which translates into the protein MDEQTARPRVYLIETMSEMEDDVLRTWLERQANDSGQPPPTVRVTDQALADLARRKDDPLLTPLRVVWLPKETHPDGAQRLRETLSLRDPLHPGQNMQRRVMRDDPARCQVLEGDPAPLSDLERRLAENGGGSLPDFIRRQAALTLERAERTVLGTQYKVSRFVVDEITDASRYHDGTHDLSAQLNLPVAEVDRRARGALDEMVAAQSRRAIALWDQLGRYFSRAYRLDVDTTRLDQLRELNKEHSLVFLPSHRSYLDPLVLRPALLANDLPLNHVMGGLNINFWPIGPIGKRSGTVFIRRKIEGDEIYKWTLREYMRYLLTKRFNLEWYIEGGRSRTGKLRPPRFGLLNYLAKAFQDSGMSDVYLVPVSLTYDQLYEVGAMAAEAHGQAKSKESLRWLFGYVRAQGQRHGVAHVNVGRPMSLADYLGQEDDLRLAVQKTAFEVCHRINEVTPVTASSLVMLAFLGIEDRALTVAEVGAILGPLVDYITARSLPTAGDVDLTDPQVIRKAVRTHLDSGVLKSFDQGSERVFYLGRDQHLVAAFYRNNTIHFLVMRAIAEMVLRAAVDQQFTDPLEDGWNAALRIRDLLKFEFFFSEKDSFRKELRAELDLIDPAWQSNLGDPQHAANLLSGMRIHLAHRVLQPFLEAYAVVAAQLLRTPVDRKFDEKAFMTACLALAEQRRLRQQIGSSESISAELFTTALKLARNRGLVEPNAENMAARRVEFEAELQTLIDQVLRIRAIAHENLDQMGGR
- a CDS encoding helix-turn-helix domain-containing protein, which translates into the protein MADFAARLNKLFDTVHPPGRKPHTNAEVAAALIADGHQISKPYISQLRSGQRTNPSDETVAAFARFFKVKPDYFFNDIYAAKIDHDLELLSQLQGYGLRKLSSRAFDLSEESQNLLTTMAEKLRASEGLPEVPPDASR